Proteins from a genomic interval of Candidatus Babela massiliensis:
- a CDS encoding heavy metal translocating P-type ATPase has protein sequence MVAIKELYHNKVISTELFLIIASIIGITGHEYKTISIILLIMLIAKLVESIIEMKTEDAIESLVKLTPKEVTVLIDSKEKIININEVLQGMVITVKSGGLIPVDGIIIDGIAQINEAALTGESTLKDKSKNDKVYASTFIENGNIKLKVEKVGTDTLFGKIKEKIEIAQESKAKISTITNKIASIVVPAMLIFVIIVWLFTRDIKLIITILVFGSPIELTLITPLAIISAVTAAFRNGVLIKGGIFLEELAKIDTIIFDKTGTLTLGQPEVSDIHSFSDKHTVKEILEVASMAEKLSSHPISKAVLKEAEAWNIEVLSPDKFELVSGHGININHNNRNCFIGNKHFVESPEYGNIKFEDKVCQNHLSTTVFYVGCDNNIYGKICISDKIRPEAKYTIEQLKKLNILNFYIISGDNQEITKQVAQELKIDNAFGDMFPDQKIEKIKQLQQKGHKVLMVGDGINDAPSLKQANVGIALGQMAMEPAIEAADIVLMNNDLTKILFIYKLSKQTFRIIKQNLFIGFALVHIIGIILAFCKLISPIQAALFHAVPDLAILINSIRLINFKCDS, from the coding sequence ATGGTTGCAATAAAGGAACTATATCATAACAAAGTTATTTCAACAGAATTATTTTTAATTATTGCCTCTATAATTGGCATAACAGGTCATGAATATAAAACTATTTCTATTATATTACTCATAATGCTCATAGCAAAGTTAGTTGAAAGCATTATAGAAATGAAAACTGAAGATGCAATTGAAAGTTTAGTTAAATTAACTCCAAAAGAAGTTACAGTCTTAATTGATTCTAAAGAGAAAATAATAAATATAAATGAAGTACTCCAAGGTATGGTAATCACAGTTAAATCTGGAGGATTAATACCAGTAGACGGTATTATAATTGATGGTATAGCTCAAATTAATGAGGCTGCTTTAACAGGCGAAAGTACTTTAAAAGATAAAAGTAAAAATGATAAGGTTTATGCAAGTACTTTTATTGAAAACGGTAATATAAAACTAAAAGTAGAAAAAGTCGGCACCGATACTTTATTTGGAAAAATTAAAGAAAAAATAGAGATTGCTCAAGAATCTAAAGCAAAGATATCAACTATTACAAATAAAATAGCTTCTATAGTGGTTCCAGCTATGCTAATTTTTGTGATAATTGTATGGTTATTTACGCGCGATATAAAGTTAATTATAACTATTTTGGTATTTGGCTCTCCAATAGAATTAACACTAATAACTCCCCTTGCAATTATATCAGCAGTAACAGCTGCATTTAGAAATGGTGTTCTTATAAAAGGAGGAATTTTTTTAGAAGAATTAGCAAAAATCGATACAATTATATTTGATAAGACTGGAACACTAACATTAGGTCAACCTGAAGTTTCTGATATTCATTCATTTTCAGATAAACATACAGTTAAAGAAATACTAGAAGTAGCGTCAATGGCTGAAAAATTGTCTAGTCATCCTATTTCAAAGGCTGTATTAAAAGAAGCTGAGGCTTGGAATATAGAAGTTTTAAGTCCTGATAAATTTGAGCTAGTATCTGGTCATGGTATTAATATTAATCATAATAATAGAAACTGTTTTATTGGAAATAAACATTTTGTTGAATCACCCGAATACGGAAATATAAAATTTGAGGATAAAGTATGTCAAAACCACTTATCAACAACGGTATTTTATGTTGGATGTGATAATAATATCTATGGAAAAATTTGTATATCAGACAAAATTAGACCTGAAGCTAAATATACCATAGAGCAATTAAAAAAGTTAAATATACTCAATTTTTATATAATAAGTGGTGATAATCAAGAAATAACAAAACAAGTAGCGCAAGAACTCAAAATAGATAATGCTTTTGGAGATATGTTTCCTGATCAAAAAATAGAAAAAATCAAGCAATTGCAACAAAAAGGTCATAAAGTTTTAATGGTAGGAGATGGAATCAATGATGCTCCTTCGCTTAAACAAGCAAATGTAGGAATTGCCTTGGGGCAGATGGCTATGGAACCAGCGATAGAGGCAGCAGATATAGTATTAATGAACAATGACCTAACAAAAATTTTATTTATTTATAAATTATCTAAACAAACATTTCGAATTATTAAACAAAATTTATTTATAGGCTTTGCCTTGGTTCATATAATCGGAATAATATTAGCTTTTTGCAAGTTGATATCTCCTATACAAGCAGCTCTATTTCATGCTGTTCCCGATTTAGCAATTTTAATAAATTCAATAAGATTGATTAATTTTAAATGTGATTCATAG
- a CDS encoding M48 family metallopeptidase, whose amino-acid sequence MVEINKINKITNKVIISLIILGINFNLSSGFFSCIDKIKNTSSNLVSKIFNFGQEKLDEKNEDFIKGMINRFKMNNFNINIFKMNNHSLQKFGQNNAFVSFSNAYFSKSFLDKLSQDQKEFLIAHELMHIKNQHTLKMIAVTSGCALTTGLLSYYISKYIDKNYLKTYKNKLPKKFQNLLSSNLVLSPGLLAMSAFTLTCYSRFNEKQADRDAALNLGDIKGGVKLLELFKSNHNKPSNRLFNYVNSWFGTHPSSNERIELLKKLKINT is encoded by the coding sequence ATGGTAGAAATAAATAAAATCAATAAGATTACAAATAAAGTTATAATAAGTCTAATAATTCTGGGCATTAATTTTAATCTAAGTTCAGGTTTTTTTTCTTGTATAGACAAAATTAAAAATACAAGTTCTAATCTGGTTTCAAAAATATTTAACTTTGGACAGGAAAAACTAGACGAAAAAAATGAGGATTTTATCAAAGGTATGATCAATCGGTTTAAGATGAATAACTTTAATATAAATATTTTCAAAATGAATAATCATAGTCTTCAAAAATTTGGACAAAACAATGCATTTGTTTCATTTAGTAATGCCTATTTTAGTAAATCATTTTTAGATAAATTATCTCAAGACCAAAAAGAATTTTTAATAGCACATGAACTTATGCACATTAAAAATCAACATACATTAAAAATGATAGCAGTAACCTCAGGTTGTGCATTAACAACAGGACTCTTAAGCTATTATATTTCAAAATATATTGATAAAAATTATTTAAAGACTTATAAAAATAAACTTCCTAAAAAATTTCAAAATCTATTGAGCTCAAATTTGGTACTTAGTCCTGGATTACTAGCAATGTCAGCATTTACCTTGACATGCTACTCAAGATTTAATGAAAAACAAGCCGATAGAGATGCTGCTTTAAATTTAGGAGATATAAAAGGAGGAGTTAAACTCTTAGAATTGTTTAAGTCAAATCATAACAAGCCTAGCAATAGACTTTTTAACTATGTAAATAGTTGGTTTGGTACTCATCCTTCATCAAATGAGCGTATAGAATTACTTAAAAAGTTAAAAATAAATACTTAA
- a CDS encoding ankyrin repeat domain-containing protein translates to MKYKILLILSILNIDLISMKEQSITNDLEHQAALFQTSEKIFFQSFLVEINQIKEFINTQELYLDSDEIANSLQKVSDLLTDKQILKIICSKTDKSSIFYELLMMACKHNHYNLVKSLITNGVNIEEEIYEEACKIAKKYNVYQPTDKNVIQSTVADWIELWRFTNKLLYLNDRTMQVPILGWLSKNTL, encoded by the coding sequence ATGAAATACAAAATACTATTAATTTTAAGTATATTAAATATCGATTTGATTTCTATGAAAGAGCAAAGTATAACAAATGATTTAGAACATCAAGCGGCTTTATTTCAGACATCAGAAAAAATATTTTTTCAATCATTCTTAGTAGAAATTAATCAAATAAAGGAATTTATAAATACTCAAGAACTATATTTAGATTCTGATGAGATTGCCAATTCTTTACAAAAAGTCTCAGATTTACTTACAGATAAACAAATTTTAAAGATAATTTGCTCAAAGACTGATAAGTCATCCATTTTTTATGAATTACTTATGATGGCTTGTAAACATAATCATTATAATTTAGTCAAATCTTTAATTACCAATGGAGTTAATATAGAAGAAGAGATTTATGAAGAAGCTTGTAAAATAGCAAAAAAATATAATGTTTATCAACCTACAGATAAAAACGTAATACAAAGTACGGTAGCAGATTGGATAGAACTTTGGAGGTTTACGAATAAATTACTTTATTTAAATGACCGTACAATGCAAGTGCCAATATTAGGTTGGTTGTCTAAAAATACATTATAA
- a CDS encoding leucine-rich repeat domain-containing protein, translating into MKVLNKRHVLNLFLAFLCFNISYSAYSMLLDTESKKTTLSDYLLNNQVKYSANTETVDLKDLRLSDVKGISKVKVKDSELNSELIDLKDINRCSLMISNNLLVIIDKDIKDLKNLYCLDLCSNKINSLPEEFQHLIFLEILNLSNNKIYAFPAVITTLNSLKILNLSNNLLESLPDSISDLKNLEKLDLSYNKIKELPKKFFELESLQELLLSNNKISKLSKKTKFLINLRILDLDSNNLETIKNLDQLSKLQVLVLSNNNLQKIDDLQGLSNLVVLILKNNKITSIDCILNLNNLECIDLENNYISTISQDINILSKLRELNLAYNKIEEMPALNFTELTLLDISNNQLKNLDLLNLIKLESLILKNNQFKVWPSNLKLLKKLRTLDMSFNELDNIPKDVETLKKIMQMNFIGNKIKSIHCNLRNLKNLNYIYLLSNPISKLLFYMFNQDSQKDQEKLKQEFRDTFTVLYNLYQKKILHFYFFDDLPLEEIEKLPIEIRNIILGYFCDLF; encoded by the coding sequence ATGAAAGTTTTAAATAAAAGACATGTCTTAAATTTATTTTTGGCATTTTTATGCTTTAATATAAGTTATTCGGCATACAGTATGTTATTAGATACAGAAAGTAAAAAAACAACTTTATCTGATTATCTATTAAATAATCAAGTGAAATATAGTGCAAATACTGAAACTGTAGATTTAAAAGACTTAAGACTATCTGATGTAAAGGGTATATCTAAAGTTAAGGTTAAAGATTCGGAACTAAATTCTGAACTTATAGATCTAAAAGATATAAATAGGTGTTCTTTAATGATATCTAATAATTTATTAGTTATAATAGATAAGGATATTAAGGATTTAAAAAACTTGTATTGTTTAGATTTATGCTCTAATAAAATTAACAGTTTACCTGAAGAGTTTCAACATTTAATTTTTCTTGAAATATTAAATTTATCTAATAATAAAATTTATGCATTTCCTGCTGTAATTACTACACTTAATAGTCTAAAAATTCTCAATTTAAGTAATAATCTTTTAGAAAGTTTACCAGATTCAATATCAGATCTAAAAAATTTAGAAAAGTTAGATTTAAGCTATAATAAAATTAAAGAACTTCCTAAAAAGTTCTTCGAATTAGAAAGTCTACAAGAGTTATTATTATCTAATAACAAAATAAGTAAACTATCTAAAAAAACTAAATTTTTAATTAACTTAAGAATTCTAGATTTAGATAGTAACAATCTAGAGACAATAAAAAATTTAGATCAGCTTTCTAAATTGCAAGTTCTGGTTCTATCAAATAATAATTTGCAAAAAATAGATGATCTTCAAGGTCTTAGTAATTTAGTAGTCCTTATTCTTAAAAATAATAAAATTACTTCTATAGATTGTATATTAAACTTAAATAACCTAGAATGCATTGATCTAGAAAACAACTATATATCTACTATATCTCAAGATATTAATATTTTATCTAAGTTAAGAGAATTAAATTTAGCTTATAATAAAATTGAAGAAATGCCAGCTCTTAATTTTACTGAACTTACCCTATTAGATATAAGTAATAATCAATTAAAAAATTTAGACTTGCTTAATTTAATTAAACTTGAATCTCTTATTTTAAAAAACAATCAATTTAAAGTATGGCCCTCAAATTTAAAGTTATTAAAAAAATTGAGAACTTTAGATATGAGTTTTAATGAATTAGATAATATTCCTAAAGACGTAGAGACTTTAAAGAAGATAATGCAGATGAATTTTATTGGCAATAAGATTAAAAGTATACATTGCAATTTAAGAAATTTAAAAAATTTAAATTATATATACCTTTTGAGTAACCCTATTTCTAAATTATTATTTTATATGTTTAATCAAGATTCGCAAAAAGATCAGGAGAAACTAAAACAAGAATTTAGAGATACCTTTACTGTTCTTTATAATTTATATCAAAAAAAGATATTACATTTTTATTTTTTTGATGATCTTCCCTTGGAAGAAATTGAGAAATTGCCTATAGAAATTAGAAATATAATTTTAGGATATTTCTGTGATTTATTTTAA
- a CDS encoding ankyrin repeat domain-containing protein produces MRKRLNFIILSLSISFSNNCLLSMEVDKEQGQIEKTASHNIIWAITIGSIDKVKDLIRERANLNIKENILGNTPLMIAVLSNNLNIVNLLTDAKVNLDIKNSHGLTALMLAILNSRNKIAKTIINARANLDIQDNFGNTALDIAQTLGNKEIIEYIKLKM; encoded by the coding sequence ATGAGAAAAAGATTAAATTTTATAATTTTGTCATTATCTATCAGTTTTTCGAATAATTGCTTGTTATCCATGGAAGTTGATAAAGAACAAGGTCAAATTGAAAAAACTGCCTCTCATAATATAATATGGGCTATAACTATTGGTAGTATAGATAAAGTTAAAGATCTTATAAGAGAAAGAGCTAATTTAAATATTAAAGAAAATATTTTAGGCAATACTCCTTTAATGATCGCAGTTCTATCTAATAATCTAAATATAGTTAATTTGCTTACTGATGCCAAAGTTAATCTAGATATAAAGAATAGTCATGGTCTAACAGCTCTAATGTTAGCTATTTTAAATTCCCGTAATAAAATAGCTAAAACGATTATTAATGCTAGAGCTAACTTAGATATTCAAGATAATTTTGGAAATACAGCATTAGATATTGCTCAAACTTTAGGAAATAAAGAAATAATTGAGTATATAAAATTAAAAATGTAA
- a CDS encoding ABC transporter ATP-binding protein, with amino-acid sequence MNTLRRIINYAQINKFTLFIASIFSAINKIIDVFPDLLIGMAVDIVVNQEASFLSNFGILNPRSQIITLGIITAITYILESLTELVHSFLWRKIAQDIQHNIRVNTYNHLQSLEIGYFEDKSVGNLLNILVDDINLLEQFFNDGANDIIKLLVSTLTVSAIFFYISPTISLFAFSSMPIILFITSYFQNQLKKAYFKARQAAGKISSLITHNILGLVTIKAYTAEEFESKNIEQASDSYRNANKISIIFNSIFSPIIRIAIMGSYIVTLVLGGLYVLDGTLAVGSYSILVFLTQRLLWPFADLAWLVDLYERAMTSGRRILDIAEVPVEITDLTVNQELVPTNIKGHIIFDSLSFTYPNGKEIFKDLYIEILPGQTIAFVGSTGSGKSTIVKLLLRFYDISQGKILIDGTDINSVTKKSLRETISLVSQELFLVPGTIYDNIAYGQTNATLERVVKAAKMAQAYNFIMALPEQFNTIVSQSGLQLSGGQKQRLSIARAILKNAPIFVFDEATSALDNETERAIQISLEAIEEDHTTIIIAHRLSTIRNADKIFVLDNGTIIETGKHDELIERNGIYARLWKLQTGETF; translated from the coding sequence ATGAATACTTTAAGAAGAATTATAAATTATGCCCAAATTAATAAATTTACTTTATTTATAGCATCTATTTTTTCTGCTATAAATAAGATAATCGATGTTTTTCCCGATTTATTGATAGGTATGGCGGTAGATATAGTAGTGAATCAAGAAGCCTCTTTCTTATCTAATTTTGGCATTTTAAATCCACGTTCACAAATTATTACCTTGGGTATTATAACTGCTATTACTTATATTTTGGAATCTCTAACAGAACTAGTACATTCTTTTTTATGGCGTAAAATAGCTCAAGATATACAGCATAATATTAGAGTTAATACTTATAATCATTTACAATCTCTTGAAATAGGGTACTTTGAAGATAAAAGTGTAGGAAACTTATTAAATATCTTGGTCGACGATATAAATCTTCTTGAACAATTTTTTAATGATGGAGCCAATGATATAATAAAGTTATTAGTAAGCACTTTAACTGTAAGTGCTATTTTCTTTTACATTTCTCCAACGATTTCTTTGTTTGCCTTTTCTTCTATGCCTATTATACTGTTCATTACTTCATATTTTCAAAATCAATTAAAGAAAGCTTACTTTAAAGCTCGTCAAGCAGCAGGAAAAATATCTTCTTTAATTACACATAATATATTGGGTCTTGTTACAATTAAGGCCTATACAGCAGAAGAGTTTGAAAGTAAAAACATAGAGCAAGCAAGTGACTCATATCGTAACGCTAATAAAATTTCTATTATATTTAACTCTATTTTTAGTCCTATAATTAGAATAGCAATTATGGGTTCTTATATTGTTACTTTAGTTTTAGGTGGCTTATATGTACTTGATGGAACTTTAGCAGTTGGATCTTATAGCATATTGGTTTTTTTAACTCAAAGATTACTTTGGCCTTTTGCTGATCTTGCTTGGTTAGTAGATCTTTATGAAAGAGCTATGACCTCAGGAAGAAGAATACTTGATATTGCAGAGGTACCTGTTGAAATAACAGATTTAACAGTAAATCAAGAATTAGTACCAACCAATATTAAAGGTCATATTATATTTGATTCTTTATCCTTTACCTATCCTAATGGAAAAGAGATATTCAAAGATCTATATATTGAAATTTTACCAGGCCAAACCATTGCTTTTGTAGGCTCAACTGGATCTGGTAAAAGTACTATTGTTAAGCTACTTCTTAGGTTTTATGATATATCCCAAGGCAAAATCTTAATAGATGGAACTGATATTAACTCTGTTACTAAAAAAAGTTTAAGAGAAACAATATCACTTGTTAGTCAAGAGTTATTCCTAGTGCCCGGAACTATCTATGATAATATTGCTTATGGGCAAACTAATGCTACACTTGAAAGAGTAGTTAAAGCAGCAAAAATGGCTCAGGCTTATAATTTTATTATGGCTTTACCAGAACAATTTAATACCATAGTTTCTCAATCGGGTCTACAATTATCAGGTGGACAAAAACAGAGACTTTCTATTGCAAGAGCTATATTAAAAAATGCTCCTATTTTTGTATTTGATGAAGCTACTTCTGCTCTTGATAATGAAACAGAAAGAGCAATTCAAATATCTCTTGAGGCAATAGAAGAAGATCATACTACTATAATTATTGCTCATAGATTATCAACTATAAGAAATGCCGATAAAATTTTTGTTCTTGATAATGGAACAATTATAGAAACCGGAAAACACGATGAACTTATAGAACGTAATGGAATTTATGCCCGTCTTTGGAAACTTCAAACTGGTGAAACTTTTTAA
- a CDS encoding inorganic diphosphatase codes for MNLSHIKIGKNFPESVNVIIEIPRGSNNKYEYKEDIDAIVLDRVLHSPFFYPTDYGFIPQTRSEDGDPLDVLVLIKQPTFSGCILKARPVGALDIEDEKGRDYKIIAVAENDPYYNYVHNLNQVNEHLRDEIKHFFQAYKELEKGKTTHFRAWLDKEQAHEIIRLEHQIFLDEKK; via the coding sequence ATGAATCTTTCTCATATTAAAATTGGTAAAAATTTTCCAGAAAGTGTAAATGTTATTATAGAAATCCCTCGGGGTTCTAATAATAAATATGAATATAAAGAAGATATTGATGCGATTGTACTTGATCGTGTTTTACATTCTCCATTTTTTTATCCAACTGATTATGGATTTATTCCTCAAACTAGATCAGAAGATGGAGATCCTCTTGATGTTCTTGTTTTAATAAAACAACCTACTTTTTCTGGTTGCATATTAAAAGCTCGACCTGTAGGTGCTTTAGATATAGAGGATGAAAAAGGACGTGATTATAAAATTATAGCAGTTGCTGAAAATGATCCTTATTATAACTATGTTCATAATTTAAATCAGGTTAACGAACATTTAAGAGATGAAATTAAACATTTCTTTCAAGCATATAAAGAATTGGAAAAAGGTAAAACTACTCATTTTAGAGCTTGGCTTGATAAAGAACAAGCACATGAAATTATAAGACTTGAACATCAAATTTTCTTGGATGAAAAGAAATAA
- the truB gene encoding tRNA pseudouridine(55) synthase TruB: protein MSNLSGFILINKPKDITSFQVIRYLKKFLPKNTKIGHAGTLDPFATGLMIIAISREYTKKISMFLNSDKEYIATAQLGILTDTLDLTGSIIKECDHAITQDSIQNSIEELKDNYVQIPPIYSALKYQGKALYKLARNKKLSEQDLNKISQNKKREVKIYSIDILEFNDPYLKIKTQVSHGTYIRSLVNDIAQMAGTVATTQELMRTKIDNYSLDQALELEKIKDAEMIEKNLLKI, encoded by the coding sequence ATGAGTAACTTATCAGGATTCATACTTATTAATAAACCTAAGGACATAACATCTTTTCAAGTTATAAGATATCTTAAAAAATTTTTACCTAAAAATACTAAAATAGGTCATGCGGGGACTTTAGACCCTTTTGCCACAGGTTTGATGATAATAGCAATATCAAGAGAATATACAAAAAAAATTAGTATGTTTCTCAATTCAGATAAAGAGTATATAGCAACTGCTCAATTAGGAATATTAACAGATACATTAGATCTTACTGGCTCAATTATAAAAGAATGTGATCATGCGATTACTCAAGATTCTATTCAAAATTCTATTGAAGAGTTAAAAGATAATTATGTACAAATCCCTCCTATTTATTCTGCTCTTAAATATCAGGGAAAAGCTTTATATAAATTAGCAAGAAATAAAAAATTATCAGAGCAAGATCTAAATAAAATATCTCAAAATAAAAAACGTGAGGTAAAAATATATAGTATAGATATATTAGAGTTTAATGATCCTTATTTAAAAATCAAAACTCAAGTCTCTCATGGAACTTATATTAGATCTCTTGTAAATGATATTGCACAAATGGCTGGTACTGTAGCAACTACTCAAGAATTAATGAGAACTAAAATAGATAACTATTCTCTTGATCAGGCACTTGAGCTTGAAAAAATCAAAGATGCAGAAATGATAGAGAAAAATTTGTTAAAAATTTAG
- a CDS encoding AAA family ATPase, whose amino-acid sequence MILKKLPIYISSFKDMIEGNCLYIDKTKYIYDLFIRKNLNNELNIIAAKKYICSYSIYFNC is encoded by the coding sequence ATGATTTTAAAAAAATTACCAATATATATAAGCTCCTTTAAAGATATGATAGAGGGCAATTGTTTATATATAGATAAAACAAAATATATTTACGATCTTTTTATAAGAAAAAATCTTAATAATGAATTAAATATAATTGCTGCAAAAAAATATATTTGCTCATATTCCATATACTTTAACTGCTAA
- a CDS encoding PD-(D/E)XK nuclease domain-containing protein yields MLQKNIFAHIPYTLTAKDLKEKDYHILIQFILSVLSGNAQSETITNTGRIDLILETKNIIYIFEFKVNQSVQIALQQIKDKKYYHKFLDKNKKIVLVGLNFNNLDSNLEFISEEIH; encoded by the coding sequence TTGCTGCAAAAAAATATATTTGCTCATATTCCATATACTTTAACTGCTAAAGATCTCAAAGAAAAAGATTATCATATTCTAATTCAGTTTATCTTAAGTGTACTTTCTGGTAATGCTCAATCTGAGACTATTACTAATACCGGTAGAATTGACTTAATTTTAGAGACTAAGAATATTATCTATATCTTTGAATTTAAAGTTAATCAATCAGTTCAAATTGCTCTTCAACAAATAAAAGATAAAAAGTATTATCATAAGTTTTTAGATAAAAATAAAAAGATAGTACTTGTTGGCCTAAATTTTAATAATCTAGATAGTAATCTTGAATTTATATCAGAAGAAATTCATTAA
- a CDS encoding FtsX-like permease family protein — MSFELSLALKYLGNLKEERSISSMAKVCFLSILISVFALTLICAIMNGFEKATCKKLQGIHSDVIINTRSREINFDKLKPVLMNEFKKYIKAASPFSIGQIILKSNQKNKNIHTLGMIKGIDPKNEPLVSGLKDMMLCTYKDIKSWPKLLKYKHIFIGQTLSQQLLVNVGDTIDLLYPDQEIDNNNITLHSEPVKIMGIFKTGINEFDEHIIISSLDLFQDIFQHGATGVNIKLHKDFKDNKNVIDLLRNRLKLEVFSWKDLYPAIVSALALEKLAMVVILLLITLIATMNIISLLFMLITHKRKDIALLKAHGMKNSSIRLIFIFISFILTLSASIIGILAAWLISYIIDHHQLIKVPDAYYVNYLPALMNIKIALFILLGVIVISLLVTIVPIRRTKDIDIAQILKSEAF, encoded by the coding sequence ATGTCTTTTGAATTATCTTTAGCCCTTAAATATTTGGGCAATCTTAAAGAAGAGAGATCGATTTCTTCTATGGCCAAAGTATGCTTTTTAAGTATTTTAATTAGTGTTTTTGCATTAACTTTGATATGCGCTATTATGAATGGATTTGAGAAGGCTACATGTAAGAAATTACAAGGCATTCATTCTGATGTCATTATCAATACCAGATCAAGAGAGATTAATTTTGATAAACTGAAACCAGTACTTATGAACGAATTCAAAAAATATATAAAAGCAGCAAGTCCTTTTTCTATTGGACAAATTATATTGAAATCTAATCAAAAAAACAAAAATATACACACTTTAGGTATGATAAAAGGAATAGACCCAAAAAATGAACCTTTAGTTAGTGGGTTGAAAGATATGATGTTGTGTACTTATAAAGATATAAAAAGTTGGCCAAAATTATTAAAATATAAACATATATTTATAGGTCAAACTTTATCACAACAACTTTTAGTTAACGTGGGGGATACTATAGATTTATTATATCCAGATCAAGAAATAGATAATAACAATATAACATTACATTCTGAACCTGTAAAAATAATGGGTATATTTAAAACCGGTATAAATGAATTTGATGAACATATTATTATAAGTTCTTTAGATTTGTTTCAAGACATTTTTCAGCATGGCGCTACAGGGGTAAATATCAAGTTACATAAAGATTTTAAAGATAATAAAAATGTAATAGACCTTTTAAGAAATAGATTAAAATTAGAAGTTTTCTCATGGAAAGATCTGTATCCAGCAATTGTTTCAGCTTTAGCTCTTGAAAAGCTTGCAATGGTAGTTATTTTGCTATTAATTACACTTATAGCTACTATGAATATCATTTCTTTATTATTTATGTTAATTACTCATAAAAGAAAGGATATAGCTTTACTTAAGGCACATGGCATGAAAAATAGTTCTATAAGATTAATTTTTATATTTATTTCGTTTATACTAACTCTTAGTGCTTCTATAATCGGTATTTTAGCAGCTTGGCTTATCAGTTATATTATTGATCATCATCAATTAATAAAAGTACCTGACGCTTACTACGTTAATTATTTGCCTGCACTTATGAATATAAAAATAGCTTTGTTTATTTTACTTGGAGTAATTGTTATAAGTTTACTAGTCACCATAGTTCCAATTAGAAGAACTAAAGATATAGATATTGCTCAAATACTCAAAAGTGAGGCCTTTTAA